Below is a genomic region from Cellulomonas sp. P24.
GAAGCTTCCGACCGGTGAGGTGCAGGGGAATGAGCGAGCGTGGTCAGGTCGAGCGTGTGGCGCGCGGGGGTGGTTGCCATCCTTCCTCGTCCCTGATCGCCCGCATGATTCGCCGACTGATCTCACGCAGCTGCCGGGTCTGAGGTTGTGTCAGCGGGTCGAGGACCAACCGGTGCACGGTGCGCTCGTGGCCCGGGGTGGCCTGGTCGACCTTCCGCTGTCCCAGATCGGTGAGGATGGCCAGGGTGTATCGCCCGTCGGTGGGGTCGGGGACGCGTCGCACCCACGCCTTCGACTCGAGTCGCGACGCCGCGCGGGACAGTCGCGACAGTGAGCTGTTGGCGTAGCCGGCCAGGACGCTCATGCGGAGCGTCTGGTCGGGAGCGCTGGCGAGCGCGTACAGGACTCCGTACTCGAAGTGGGTCAGATCGGCGTCGCGCCCCAGCTGGGTGTCGAGGGCTGCGGGTAGCCACTCCAGGACGGTGGCCAGAGCGGCCCAGGTCTGGAGGTCCTCGCCGCTGAGCCCTGCGGAGTCCTCGGGGTCTGACATGGCAGCAGAGTACGTGAACCCGGGGCCCGACGTCACCGAAGTGACTTGACTGGGCAAGTGAAGACACCTACGTTTCACTTGACTGGGCAAGTGATTGCCGCCGAGTGACACCATCTGGAGCAGTGACGGGGAGACATGGATCTGCAACTGTCGGGCAAGACCGCCTTCGTGAGCGGTTCGACGCAGGGAATCGGCTTCGCGATCGCCGAGGCCCTCGTGGGTGAGGGGGTGTCGGTGGTCATCAACGGGCGCGACGAGGGCCGGCTCCGGGCCGCCGTCGACCGCCTGAAGGCCGCAGTCCCAGGGGCCGTCGTGTCGGGCGTCCCCGCCGACTTCGAGGACCCCGAGCAGGTGCGCCACCTCCTGGACTCCATGGGTGAGGTCGACATCCTGGTGAACAACGTCGGTCTGTTCGAGGTCACGCCCTTCGCGCAGATCTCCGACGACGACTGGCAGCGCTACGTCGACGTCAACGTCATGAGCGGCGTCCGACTCTCGCGACACGCGCTGCCTCACATGCTCGCCAAGGGATGGGGGCGGCTCATCTTCATCGGCAGCGAGTCGGGCGTGAACATCCCTGCTGACATGGTCCACTACGGCCTGACCAAGGCCGCGATGCTCGCCCTGAGCAACGGGCTCGCGAAGCTCACCCGCGGTACCGAGGTGACGGTCAACACGATCCTGGGTGGGCCGACCTACTCCGACGGCGTCGCGCGGGCCGTCAGCCAGATCGCGCAGGCGCAGGCGCTGCCGGCGGAGGAGCTGAAGGCGGCCATCATCGCCGGAAACCAGACGTCTCTCCTGCAGCGGTTCATCGAGCCCGCTGAGATCGCCAACCTCGCGCTCTACCTGGCCAGTCCCCTCTCGTCCGCGACCAACGGCGCGGCCCTTCGTGCTGACGGCGGAGTCCTCACAGCAACGATCTGAGGTTCCCCTCGCGGGGGCGACGAGTCGGCCGACAGCTTCGAAGAGCGCGTAGTCGCCGGCTGGCAGGCCAACGCGCGCCCGTCGGCGTGCCCGGGTGTCGGCGACGCGGAGCGCGTGCTCTGGCTCCGTAGGCGTCAGGCGGGGTCGCGATCGGCTTTCCCGGTGTCGGCGGGCAGCTCGCCGGTGTGAATCGTGTCGGTGTCGGTGTCGGCAGCGGAGGCGAGTCGTTCGGCGAGTGACCGAACCAGACCGCGAAGTGCGTCGGGGTGCTCGATGGTGAATGGGAAGCCCAGTCCCGCGAGCACGGCGGGCAGCCAGTCCAATCGCTCGGCGTGCAGCTGCACCCGGACCCAGCCGTCGAGGTGCGCGATCTCGTGCACGGTGGCGAGCCCTGCGGGGAGCTGGGACCGGACCTGCATGGGCGTGGCCTGGACCCGAAGCGAGACCGTGTGTCGGTGAGGCGCCTCGGCGAGCCCGGTCAGCACGCGGTCGGCGGGGTCGAACCCGTCGGGATGGTCGAAGCTGCCGGCCAGCAGCTCGACAGTCACGATGCGGTCCAGGCGGAAGGTGCGCGTCTCGCCGCTCGCGGAGTCTGCGCCCGTGACATACCAGCGTCCGGAGTGGGCGACGATGCCGTACGGGTGCACGGTCCGTTCGCTGCGGCCCTTGTTCGGCGAGGTGTAGCTGATGGCGACCGGCCGTCGGTCACGGACGGCTTCGGCGAGGGCGAGCAGGACGGTCGTCTCCAGCTCGATCACGGGTCGGCCGGGAACGGTGAACTCGGCGGTCGTCAGCAGCGCGTCCAGACGACGTCCGAGCGTCACGGGCAGCACGCGGCGCACCTTGGCCGCGGCGCTCTCGACCGCGGCGACGGGTGTCGTCACCACGCCCGCCCGGCGTCCGGCGGCCAGCGCCCAGAGCACGGCGAGAGCCTCGTCATCGGTGAGCATGAGGGGAGGCATCCGGTACCCGGGCGCCAGCCGGTATCCGCCGTAGCGACCTCGCACCGATTCCACCGGGACATCGAGGTCGGCCAGGTGGACGACGTAGCGACGGACGGTGCGCTCGTCGACGCCGAGCTGTGCGGCGAGGTCACCGACGGTGCGGGTGCCGCCGGCCTGCAGGATCTCGAGCAGGGCGAGCACTCGGGCCGTGGGTCTCGTCATCGCAGAAGTATCTCTCAGATACCGGGCGGAGACTGTCCGGTATCTGTCCTACCGTCCTTGCCATGACGACTCCCATCTCTTCATCTCGACGTCAGCACAGCCTGGTGTCGGTCCGTCTCATCACCGACGACGTCGCTCGCCTGGTCGACTTCTACGAGAGGGTCAGCGGCATGCCCGTCCGCTGGTCCACGCCCGACTTCGCCGAGCTGGAGACGCCGGCGGGCAGGTTGGCCATCGGCAGCACGTGCACGGTCGCGCTGTTCGGGCACGACGCCGCACGGGCCGCGGACAACCACAGCGCGATCATCGAGTTCCTGGTCGACGACGTCGACGCCGAGTACGAGCGGATCAGGCAGACGACGACCGAGGTCGTGATCACCCCGACGACGATGCCGTGGGGCAACCGGTCACTGGTGCTCCGTGACCCCGACGGCAACCTCGTCAACTTCTTCACCCCGGTGACACCCGAGGCCAGAGCGAAGTTCGGACGGTGAACGCCCCGGATCTGCCCGTGCGGGCTGTGGGTGCCGGTCAGGGGCTGTCGAACCTTGGCCGTCCTGCTCGGAGGGCACCGAACCCGTGACGGTTCAGTCCTCGTCGACGACCGCGTCGGTGTCGAGCGGGCCGGGCCGATGGTCGATGCCGTGGGGAGGGCCGATGACGGCCACGGAGATCAGGGCCACGCCCAGGTCTCGGATCTTGGTGAGCAGCCCGTGAAGCTGGGCCTGGTCCGAGATGACGCCGGTCAGCTCCGTCGTCCCGTCGTCGTGACGGGTCAGTCGAAGGTCTCCGAACCAGGCCGACCAGTGCTGGTCGAGGTGCCCGGCGACCCGAATCCGGTAGACGGTCGGCGCCTGTCGTCGGGGAGCCTGGGTCATGAGGTCCCGACCTTCGAGGTCACTCTGGGGGTTCGTCCGTTGTGGCGCCGACGGATGACGTACTCGGCGACCGCGAGGTTGACGGCCCAGCCCACCCCCAGGGACAGGTCGGTGGTCAGTGCACCGGTGCCGAAGGCCGCGTGCCCGACACCCAGGCTGAACGTCTGGGTGCCGGCGCCCAGGGCGAGCGCGTAGGCGCGGGTCATCCACGCCTGGTGGCGGGCGACGTCACCACGGCGGATCGCGGCGAAG
It encodes:
- a CDS encoding SDR family NAD(P)-dependent oxidoreductase, which codes for MDLQLSGKTAFVSGSTQGIGFAIAEALVGEGVSVVINGRDEGRLRAAVDRLKAAVPGAVVSGVPADFEDPEQVRHLLDSMGEVDILVNNVGLFEVTPFAQISDDDWQRYVDVNVMSGVRLSRHALPHMLAKGWGRLIFIGSESGVNIPADMVHYGLTKAAMLALSNGLAKLTRGTEVTVNTILGGPTYSDGVARAVSQIAQAQALPAEELKAAIIAGNQTSLLQRFIEPAEIANLALYLASPLSSATNGAALRADGGVLTATI
- a CDS encoding MarR family winged helix-turn-helix transcriptional regulator translates to MSDPEDSAGLSGEDLQTWAALATVLEWLPAALDTQLGRDADLTHFEYGVLYALASAPDQTLRMSVLAGYANSSLSRLSRAASRLESKAWVRRVPDPTDGRYTLAILTDLGQRKVDQATPGHERTVHRLVLDPLTQPQTRQLREISRRIMRAIRDEEGWQPPPRATRST
- a CDS encoding YafY family protein, with the translated sequence MTRPTARVLALLEILQAGGTRTVGDLAAQLGVDERTVRRYVVHLADLDVPVESVRGRYGGYRLAPGYRMPPLMLTDDEALAVLWALAAGRRAGVVTTPVAAVESAAAKVRRVLPVTLGRRLDALLTTAEFTVPGRPVIELETTVLLALAEAVRDRRPVAISYTSPNKGRSERTVHPYGIVAHSGRWYVTGADSASGETRTFRLDRIVTVELLAGSFDHPDGFDPADRVLTGLAEAPHRHTVSLRVQATPMQVRSQLPAGLATVHEIAHLDGWVRVQLHAERLDWLPAVLAGLGFPFTIEHPDALRGLVRSLAERLASAADTDTDTIHTGELPADTGKADRDPA
- a CDS encoding VOC family protein; translated protein: MTTPISSSRRQHSLVSVRLITDDVARLVDFYERVSGMPVRWSTPDFAELETPAGRLAIGSTCTVALFGHDAARAADNHSAIIEFLVDDVDAEYERIRQTTTEVVITPTTMPWGNRSLVLRDPDGNLVNFFTPVTPEARAKFGR